The following proteins are encoded in a genomic region of Corylus avellana chromosome ca4, CavTom2PMs-1.0:
- the LOC132178714 gene encoding thioredoxin M3, chloroplastic: MASSLPAPLSLPRPRTRAAPRAFLSQSPSHRHLSRSTGGLSFPFRFRTLKLRRVPSAPHPLPLKVLCARYSRDLVTKESWEKSILNSTTPVLVEFFASWCGPCRMVHRVIDEISADYAGRLKCFVLNTDNDSQIAEDYEIKAVPVVLLFKDGVKRDAVVGTMPKEFYVAAIEKVLELPLK, from the exons ATGGCTTCCTCTCTACCTGCGCCTCTCTCTTTGCCGCGCCCACGCACACGCGCCGCTCCACGCGCCTTTTTGTCTCAATCTCCTTCTCACCGCCACCTCAGTCGATCTACCGGAGGACTCTCATTTCCCTTCCGTTTCCGCACCCTGAAGTTGCGTAGGGTTCCTTCTGCTCCTCATCCTCTCCCTCTCAAGGTTCTCTGCGCGCGCTATTCCAgag ATTTAGTTACCAAAGAATCATGGGAAAAGTCAATTCTGAACAGCACAACCCCTGTCCTCGTTGAATTTTTTGCAAGTTGGTGCGGCCCCTGCAGGATGGTCCACAGGGTGATCGATGAGATTTCAGCCGATTATGCGGGGAGACTAAAATGCTTTGTGCTCAACACCGATAATGACTCGCAGATTGCCGAGGACTATGAAATTAAGGCGGTACCTGTGGTTTTGCTGTTTAAGGATGGGGTGAAACGTGATGCCGTTGTAGGTACCATGCCAAAGGAGTTTTATGTGGCTGCCATTGAGAAGGTCCTGGAACTACCCTTGAAGTAA
- the LOC132178587 gene encoding methylcrotonoyl-CoA carboxylase beta chain, mitochondrial isoform X1, whose amino-acid sequence MDCSLNSETAILPRSPSRRRRPELRVLRSQLTGHGRPHLRPSFPHHQGARPCLHACVCVFVHVCACVITERLCLWKVLSGGGAEAVKRNKSRNKLLPRERIDRLLDPGSSFLELSQLAGHELYEESLPSAGIVTGIGPVHGRLCMFVANDPTVKGGTYYPITVKKHLRAQEIAAKCKLPCIYLVDSGGAFLPKQADVFPDRDNFGRIFYNQAIMSAEGIPQIALVLGSCTAGGAYIPAMADESVMVKGNGTIFLAGPPLVKAATGEEVSAEDLGGATVHCKTSGVSDYFAQDELHGLALGRNIVKNLHMAGKEGLLSRLQIGNHEYKEPLYDVKELRSIAPTDLKQSFDIRSVIARIVDGSEFDEFKKLYGTTLVTGFARIFGQPVGIVGNNGILFNESALKGAHFIELCTQRNIPLVFLQNITGFMVGSRSEANGIAKSGAKMVMAVSCAKVPKVTIIVGGSFGAGNYAMCGRAYSPDFMFLWPNARISVMGGAQAAGVLAQIEKSNKKKQGIQWDKEEEERFKTKVVEAYEREGSSYYSTARLWDDGVIDPADTRTIIGLSISASMNRATEDTKYGVFRM is encoded by the exons ATGGACTGCTCACTCAATTCAGAGACGGCAATTCTGCCTCGGAGTCCTTCCCGACGGCGTCGACCGGAGCTCCGAGTCCTTCGCTCGCAACTCACAGGCCATGGACGCCCTCATCTCCGACCTTCATTCCCACATCATCAAGGTGCGCGTCCGTGCTTGCATGCGTGCGTGTGTGTCTTTGTACATGTGTGCGCGTGTGTGATAACCGAGCGATTGTGTTTGTGGAAGGTTCTGAGTGGAGGAGGAGCAGAGGCTGTGAAGAGGAATAAGAGTAGGAACAAGCTTCTACCGAGAGAAAGAATCGATCGCCTTCTTGACCCTGGTTCTTCATTCCTTGAGCTTTCTCAG CTTGCAGGCCATGAGTTATATGAAGAATCCTTGCCATCTGCCGGGATTGTTACTGGAATAGGTCCGGTGCATGGACGGCTTTGTATGTTTGTGGCTAATGACCCAACTGTTAAAGGAGGAACTTATTATCCCATCACCGTTAAAAAGCATCTTAGGGCACAAGAGATTGCGGCTAAATGCAAATTGCCGTGCATATATCTTGTTGATAGTGGAGGTGCTTTCCTTCCTAAGCAGGCTGATGTCTTCCCCGACAGGGATAATTTTGGTAGAATTTTCTATAATCAAGCCATAATGTCTGCTGAAGGCATTCCCCAAATTGCACTGGTATTGGGTTCCTGCACAGCTGGGGGTGCCTATATACCTGCAATGGCTGATGAAAGTGTAATGGTCAAAGGAAATGGTACTATTTTTCTAGCCGGGCCACCTCTTGTGAAG GCTGCAACAGGAGAGGAAGTGTCTGCAGAAGATTTGGGGGGTGCTACTGTGCATTGCAAAACATCAGGAGTTTCAGATTATTTTGCTCAAG ATGAACTGCATGGACTTGCCCTTGGGAGAAACATTGTTAAGAACTTGCACATGGCTGGGAAGGAAGGGCTGTTAAGTAGATTGCAGATTGGAAACCATGAATATAAAGAACCATTATATGATGTAAAGGAACTTCGTTCCATTGCACCAACTGACCTTAAGCAGTCCTTTGACATACGATCAGTTATTGCTCGCATTGTTGATGGAAGCGAATTTGATGAATTCAAGAAATTGTATGGCACT ACTCTTGTGACGGGTTTTGCTAGGATTTTTGGACAACCAGTTGGAATTGTTGGAAACAATGgaatattatttaatgaatcTGCTTTAAAAGGGGCTCATTTCATTGAACTATGTACTCAACGAAACATTCCTTTGGTCTTCCTTCAGAACATTACTGGATTTATG GTTGGCTCGAGATCTGAGGCAAATGGTATAGCAAAATCTGGAGCAAAAATGGTTATGGCAGTTTCCTGTGCGAAG GTTCCCAAAGTCACCATTATTGTTGGTGGGAGCTTCGGTGCTGGAAATTATGCAATGTGTGGTCGTGCTTATAGTCCTGACTTCATGTTCCTTTGGCCAAATGCCAGAATATCTGTGATGGGTGGTGCTCAG GCTGCTGGTGTGCTGGCTCAGATAGAAAAAAGCAACAAGAAAAAGCAAGGGATTCAG TGGGAcaaggaagaagaggaaagatTCAAGACAAAGGTCGTGGAGGCTTATGAGAGAGAAGGAAGCTCTTATTACTCCACAGCAAGGCTCTGGGATGATGGAGTTATTGATCCAGCAGACACAAGAACAATCATAGGTCTCTCCATCTCTGCTTCTATGAACCGTGCCACAGAAGATACCAAGTATGGTGTATTTAGAATGTGA
- the LOC132178587 gene encoding methylcrotonoyl-CoA carboxylase beta chain, mitochondrial isoform X2 — protein sequence MLRVLARRAAASASSHPWTAHSIQRRQFCLGVLPDGVDRSSESFARNSQAMDALISDLHSHIIKVLSGGGAEAVKRNKSRNKLLPRERIDRLLDPGSSFLELSQLAGHELYEESLPSAGIVTGIGPVHGRLCMFVANDPTVKGGTYYPITVKKHLRAQEIAAKCKLPCIYLVDSGGAFLPKQADVFPDRDNFGRIFYNQAIMSAEGIPQIALVLGSCTAGGAYIPAMADESVMVKGNGTIFLAGPPLVKAATGEEVSAEDLGGATVHCKTSGVSDYFAQDELHGLALGRNIVKNLHMAGKEGLLSRLQIGNHEYKEPLYDVKELRSIAPTDLKQSFDIRSVIARIVDGSEFDEFKKLYGTTLVTGFARIFGQPVGIVGNNGILFNESALKGAHFIELCTQRNIPLVFLQNITGFMVGSRSEANGIAKSGAKMVMAVSCAKVPKVTIIVGGSFGAGNYAMCGRAYSPDFMFLWPNARISVMGGAQAAGVLAQIEKSNKKKQGIQWDKEEEERFKTKVVEAYEREGSSYYSTARLWDDGVIDPADTRTIIGLSISASMNRATEDTKYGVFRM from the exons ATGCTTAGGGTTTTGGCGAGGAGAGCAGCTGCTTCGGCTTCATCGCATCCATGGACTGCTCACTCAATTCAGAGACGGCAATTCTGCCTCGGAGTCCTTCCCGACGGCGTCGACCGGAGCTCCGAGTCCTTCGCTCGCAACTCACAGGCCATGGACGCCCTCATCTCCGACCTTCATTCCCACATCATCAAG GTTCTGAGTGGAGGAGGAGCAGAGGCTGTGAAGAGGAATAAGAGTAGGAACAAGCTTCTACCGAGAGAAAGAATCGATCGCCTTCTTGACCCTGGTTCTTCATTCCTTGAGCTTTCTCAG CTTGCAGGCCATGAGTTATATGAAGAATCCTTGCCATCTGCCGGGATTGTTACTGGAATAGGTCCGGTGCATGGACGGCTTTGTATGTTTGTGGCTAATGACCCAACTGTTAAAGGAGGAACTTATTATCCCATCACCGTTAAAAAGCATCTTAGGGCACAAGAGATTGCGGCTAAATGCAAATTGCCGTGCATATATCTTGTTGATAGTGGAGGTGCTTTCCTTCCTAAGCAGGCTGATGTCTTCCCCGACAGGGATAATTTTGGTAGAATTTTCTATAATCAAGCCATAATGTCTGCTGAAGGCATTCCCCAAATTGCACTGGTATTGGGTTCCTGCACAGCTGGGGGTGCCTATATACCTGCAATGGCTGATGAAAGTGTAATGGTCAAAGGAAATGGTACTATTTTTCTAGCCGGGCCACCTCTTGTGAAG GCTGCAACAGGAGAGGAAGTGTCTGCAGAAGATTTGGGGGGTGCTACTGTGCATTGCAAAACATCAGGAGTTTCAGATTATTTTGCTCAAG ATGAACTGCATGGACTTGCCCTTGGGAGAAACATTGTTAAGAACTTGCACATGGCTGGGAAGGAAGGGCTGTTAAGTAGATTGCAGATTGGAAACCATGAATATAAAGAACCATTATATGATGTAAAGGAACTTCGTTCCATTGCACCAACTGACCTTAAGCAGTCCTTTGACATACGATCAGTTATTGCTCGCATTGTTGATGGAAGCGAATTTGATGAATTCAAGAAATTGTATGGCACT ACTCTTGTGACGGGTTTTGCTAGGATTTTTGGACAACCAGTTGGAATTGTTGGAAACAATGgaatattatttaatgaatcTGCTTTAAAAGGGGCTCATTTCATTGAACTATGTACTCAACGAAACATTCCTTTGGTCTTCCTTCAGAACATTACTGGATTTATG GTTGGCTCGAGATCTGAGGCAAATGGTATAGCAAAATCTGGAGCAAAAATGGTTATGGCAGTTTCCTGTGCGAAG GTTCCCAAAGTCACCATTATTGTTGGTGGGAGCTTCGGTGCTGGAAATTATGCAATGTGTGGTCGTGCTTATAGTCCTGACTTCATGTTCCTTTGGCCAAATGCCAGAATATCTGTGATGGGTGGTGCTCAG GCTGCTGGTGTGCTGGCTCAGATAGAAAAAAGCAACAAGAAAAAGCAAGGGATTCAG TGGGAcaaggaagaagaggaaagatTCAAGACAAAGGTCGTGGAGGCTTATGAGAGAGAAGGAAGCTCTTATTACTCCACAGCAAGGCTCTGGGATGATGGAGTTATTGATCCAGCAGACACAAGAACAATCATAGGTCTCTCCATCTCTGCTTCTATGAACCGTGCCACAGAAGATACCAAGTATGGTGTATTTAGAATGTGA
- the LOC132179869 gene encoding protein DJ-1 homolog C: MESLSSMLWPPPLNSSSHKRSPMAASATAISFLSFASMPSQQQRTTTPKRTSNPTKTLSSTTLTTITTTTATTTDTTTSLPPKKVLVPIGFGTEEMEAVIIIDVLRRAGADVTVASVEPQLEIEASSGTKLVADTSISTCSDQVFDLVALPGGMPGSVRLRDCEVLQKIMKNQAEEKRLYGAICAAPAVTLLPWGLLRRKQTTCHPAFMDKLSNFWAVKSTIQVSGELTTSRGPGTTFEFALSLVEQLFGESVANEVGQLLLMSTADDNPRKVEFNKVEWSVDHTPRVLIPVANGSEVIEVVTIADILRRAKVDVVVASVEKSVQILAAQGTKIVADTLIGDAAESIYDLIILPGGIAGDERLHKSKVLKKLLKEQGSAGRIFGAVCSSPAVLHKQGLLKDKRATAHPSVINKLAKEPVNDAKVVIDGKLITSRGLATVTDFALAIVGKLFGHARARSVAEGLVFEYPRS, translated from the exons ATGGAGTCTCTCTCGTCTATGCTCTGGCCACCTCCTCTCAACTCCTCTTCTCATAAGCGCTCTCCAATGGCTGCCTCTGCAActgctatttcttttttatccTTCGCATCCATGCCTTCTCAACAGCAACGAACCACCACCCCGAAACGCACTTCAAACCCCACTAAAACCCTCTCTTCAACAACACTCACCACCATAACAACAACTACTGCTACTACAACTGACACAACCACCTCTCTCCCTCCCAAGAAG GTGTTGGTTCCCATTGGATTTGGTACGGAGGAAATGGAAGCTGTTATTATAATTGATGTTCTGCGACGAGCTGGTGCGGACGTCACAGTGGCCTCGGTGGAGCCGCAGCTTGAGATTGAAGCTTCTAGTGGCACCAAGCTGGTTGCTGACACCTCCATCTCGACCTGTTCAGATCAAGTTTTCGATCTCGTGGCGTTGCCG GGTGGAATGCCTGGCTCTGTGCGTTTAAGAGACTGTGAAGTTCTgcagaaaataatgaaaaaccAGGCCGAGGAAAAGAGGCTATACGGGGCTATTTGTGCTGCTCCAGCAGTCACGCTTCTGCCTTGGGGTCTCCTGAGAAGAAAGCAG ACAACTTGTCACCCTGCATTCATGGACAAGCTTTCAAACTTCTGGGCTGTTAAGTCAACTATTCAAGTTTCTGGGGAGCTTACAACAAGCCGCGGTCCCGGAACCACTTTTGAGTTTGCTCTTTCCTTGGTAGAGCAGCTGTTCGGAGAGTCAGTTGCCAACGAGGTTGGACAATTATTG TTGATGTCTACTGCTGATGATAACCCTAGAAAGGTAGAGTTCAACAAAGTTGAATGGTCTGTTGACCACACCCCTCGT GTCCTCATTCCAGTTGCAAACGGCTCTGAAGTGATTGAAGTAGTAACTATTGCAGATATTCTACGGCGAGCGAAAGTTGATGTTGTGGTTGCTTCAGTTGAAAAATCTGTGCAGATTTTGGCAGCTCAAGGCACAAAAATTGTTGCTGATACGTTAATTGGTGATGCTGCTGAGTCAATATACGATCTAATCATTCTTCCA GGAGGAATTGCTGGGGATGAGAGGCTACACAAATCTAAGGTTCTCAAGAAGCTGCTCAAAGAACAAGGTTCAGCTGGAAGAATTTTTGGAGCAGTCTGCTCTTCGCCGGCAGTCTTGCATAAACAGGGTTTACTGAAG GATAAGAGAGCCACGGCTCATCCGTCTGTCATAAACAAGCTTGCCAAGGAACCAGTGAATGATGCCAAAGTAGTTATTGATGGTAAACTAATTACAAGCAGGGGACTTGCCACTGTAACAGATTTTGCATTGGCTATTGTGGGAAAACTTTTTGGTCATGCAAGAGCAAGAAGTGTTGCAGAAGGCCTTGTTTTTGAGTATCCCAGGAGTTAG
- the LOC132178709 gene encoding bZIP transcription factor 23-like has product MGSYMNFKNFSDAPPGDGGNRKPQGNSTLARQSSVYSLTFDEFQNTMGGLGKDFGSMNMDELLKNIWTAEEIQALTSSAGGGEGNVPGGNLQRQGSLTLPRTLSQKTVDEVWRDLFKEGSGAAQDGSGTRESNLPQRQQTLGEMTLEEFLVRAGVVREDTQPTGRPNNTVFYGELPQPNNNTSLAFGFQQPVQSNGVLVNRIMENNNSVPTQPSSLSLNNNVGGVRSSQQQIWRQPQQQQHQQQQPLFPKPATVAFACPMHLVNNGQLPSPQRRGAMVGVAEPSVNTTSVQGSGLQGGGIGMVGVGPGGVSVTSVAGSPASHISSDVIARSSVDTSSLSPVPYAFSRGRKCGGVLEKVVERRQRRMIKNRESAARSRARKQAYTLELEAEVAKLKETNQELQRKQEEIMEMEKKEILEKMNRQWGSKRQCLRRTLTGPW; this is encoded by the exons ATGGGGTCTTACATGAACTTTAAGAACTTCAGTGATGCACCACCTGGGGATGGCGGTAATAGGAAGCCACAGGGAAATTCGACGCTGGCCCGGCAGTCTTCTGTATACTCCTTGACCTTTGATGAGTTTCAGAACACCATGGGTGGGCTTGGAAAGGATTTTGGATCCATGAACATGGATgaacttttgaaaaatatatggaCTGCTGAGGAGATTCAAGCCTTGACATCTTCAGCTGGTGGGGGAGAAGGAAATGTACCCGGTGGAAATTTGCAGAGGCAAGGATCTTTGACATTGCCACGGACACTTAGTCAGAAAACTGTTGATGAAGTTTGGAGAGACTTGTTCAAGGAAGGTAGTGGTGCTGCTCAAGATGGGAGCGGCACTAGGGAATCAAATTTGCCGCAGAGGCAACAAACTTTGGGAGAGATGACTTTGGAAGAGTTTTTGGTGAGAGCAGGAGTGGTGAGAGAAGATACTCAACCAACTGGAAGGCCAAATAATACTGTATTCTATGGTGAACTACCACAACCAAATAATAACACCAGTTTAGCTTTTGGGTTTCAACAGCCAGTTCAAAGTAATGGGGTCTTGGTTAATCGGATAATGGAGAACAATAATTCAGTTCCTACTCAGCCTTCTAGTTTATCTCTGAACAATAATGTAGGTGGAGTTAGATCTTCCCAGCAACAAATTTGGCGGCAGCCACAGCAGCAGCAACATCAACAGCAACAGCCGCTCTTCCCCAAGCCTGCAACTGTGGCTTTTGCCTGTCCCATGCATCTAGTAAACAATGGTCAGCTTCCTAGCCCGCAAAGGAGGGGTGCAATGGTTGGAGTTGCAGAGCCTTCTGTGAATACGACTTCAGTTCAGGGCAGCGGGTTACAGGGAGGAGGAATTGGCATGGTTGGTGTTGGTCCTGGGGGTGTCAGTGTCACTAGTGTGGCTGGATCTCCTGCAAGTCATATATCATCTGATGTGATTGCAAGGAGTAGTGTAGATACATCATCTTTGTCACCAGTTCCATACGCATTTAGCCGGGGAAGGAAGTGCGGTGGGGTTTTGGAGAAAGTAGTAGAGAGAAGGCAAAGGAGAATGATAAAGAATAGAGAGTCAGCTGCAAGATCACGGGCTCGTAAGCAG GCCTATACCTTGGAACTGGAAGCAGAAGTTGCAAAACTTAAAGAAACGAACCAAGAATTACAGAGAAAACAG GAAGAAATTAtggaaatggagaaaaaagag ATTTTAGAGAAAATGAATCGGCAGTGGGGAAGTAAAAGACAATGCTTGAGAAGAACGCTGACGGGCCCTTGGTAG